The following are from one region of the Acidobacteriota bacterium genome:
- a CDS encoding DUF47 domain-containing protein has translation MSRGGVVRFIPTEAKFFELFAELSGYLTEGAKLLRGILEDPYDLDMRVEQVQAIEHKGDRATHAIITKLNQSFITPFDREDIHKLASSLDDVLDFTNAAANRLVMYKITQPPPAASELAGLIVLQCEELAQGVSLLEKNGAVMKHCEEVNRLEDEADHVSRRAIASLFDGEKDPIKLIKLKELFEVLEVATDKAEDAANVLEAIVLKSA, from the coding sequence TTGTCCAGAGGGGGAGTTGTGCGTTTTATTCCAACGGAAGCAAAATTTTTCGAGCTTTTTGCCGAACTCTCAGGCTACCTCACCGAGGGTGCAAAACTTCTGCGCGGCATCCTCGAAGATCCTTATGACCTGGATATGCGCGTCGAACAAGTCCAGGCGATTGAGCACAAGGGCGACCGTGCGACCCACGCCATCATCACCAAACTCAATCAGAGTTTCATCACTCCATTCGACCGCGAGGACATTCACAAACTTGCTTCCTCGCTCGATGACGTTCTTGACTTCACCAACGCTGCCGCCAACCGGCTCGTCATGTACAAAATTACGCAGCCGCCTCCCGCCGCTTCCGAACTCGCGGGCCTGATCGTGCTGCAGTGCGAGGAACTCGCGCAGGGTGTGTCTTTGCTTGAGAAGAATGGCGCAGTCATGAAGCATTGTGAAGAAGTGAACCGCCTGGAAGACGAAGCGGACCACGTCAGCCGAAGGGCGATTGCATCGCTGTTCGACGGCGAAAAGGATCCCATTAAGCTCATCAAGCTCAAGGAACTCTTCGAGGTTCTGGAAGTGGCTACGGACAAAGCGGAAGACGCGGCCAACGTCCTGGAAGCGATCGTTCTCAAGAGCGCCTAG
- a CDS encoding sensor histidine kinase, translated as MRIISRQRAIYFAITLGVCLVVAATALNVGWIILNWREGIKLFLGAILFLGIIAGLVLNTIFLVREIRRNEQHDSFINAVTHELKTPIASIRLYLQTLQRREVDAEQRREFYQSMLLDTERLMHTVEQVLKAGEAAQRKRPAHLSPLEFNGLVRECIDLARSRHHLQPEALEYRESLNGTGSAEVEGDPEELRTAVSNLLDNAVKYSPDVVQIAVELEVPDADHVVLRVRDHGVGIPQHELKRIFKRFYRVAQRSRSRVKGTGLGLFIVRAIARRHGGKVFAQSEGLGKGTTVTLELPRRAA; from the coding sequence GTGCGGATTATCTCGCGGCAAAGGGCGATCTATTTTGCGATCACGCTGGGCGTTTGCCTGGTGGTGGCGGCCACTGCGCTCAACGTGGGCTGGATCATCCTCAACTGGCGCGAGGGGATCAAACTCTTTCTAGGAGCAATCCTTTTTCTCGGAATCATTGCCGGACTTGTGTTGAATACAATTTTTCTGGTCCGCGAGATTCGCCGCAATGAACAGCACGACAGCTTTATCAACGCGGTGACTCACGAACTGAAGACGCCAATCGCGTCCATCCGGCTCTACCTTCAGACTCTGCAACGCCGCGAAGTGGATGCGGAACAGCGCCGCGAGTTTTATCAGTCGATGCTGCTCGATACCGAACGCCTGATGCACACAGTCGAGCAGGTTCTGAAAGCCGGAGAGGCCGCGCAGCGTAAGCGTCCCGCTCATCTGTCTCCGCTGGAGTTCAATGGGCTGGTGCGGGAGTGTATCGATCTTGCTCGATCCCGGCATCACTTGCAGCCCGAGGCTCTTGAATATAGGGAGTCGCTGAATGGAACGGGATCAGCCGAAGTAGAAGGCGATCCAGAGGAATTGCGGACGGCCGTTTCCAACCTGCTCGACAATGCAGTGAAGTATTCGCCCGACGTCGTTCAGATTGCCGTCGAATTGGAGGTGCCCGATGCTGACCACGTCGTGTTGCGCGTACGCGATCATGGCGTCGGCATCCCGCAGCATGAACTGAAACGCATCTTCAAACGGTTTTACCGGGTGGCGCAGCGTTCGCGGTCGCGGGTGAAGGGCACAGGGCTCGGCCTGTTCATCGTGCGAGCGATCGCCCGCAGGCATGGTGGAAAAGTGTTTGCGCAAAGCGAAGGGCTGGGGAAGGGAACAACCGTGACTCTCGAATTGCCCCGGAGGGCGGCATGA
- a CDS encoding inorganic phosphate transporter, which produces MHTDVLLVLITILVALIFDFVNGFHDSANSIATVVSTRVLSPKLAVLWAAAFNFLAAFFLGTAVAKTIGSGMIHLEFVDQYVVLAGLFGAIVWDLLTWWWGLPTSSSHALIGGYAGAAMTNAALHHGIGSIFSVVIPHGWYKTLIFIAVAPMIGLVLGFLFMVSVHWIFRRSAPQPVDHLFRRLQLLSAAAYSLGHGANDAQKTMGIIAGALYTGGFMTKSDMLGGWGGFHWPIILGAHAAIALGTYFGGWRIVKTMGQKITKLKPVGGFCAETAGAITLFATAVAGIPVSTTHTITGAIVGVGAVQRLSAVRWGIAGRIIWAWVFTIPAAALLAAVTFAIMNRFA; this is translated from the coding sequence GTGCATACCGACGTTCTGCTTGTCCTGATTACGATCCTGGTCGCGCTCATCTTTGATTTCGTGAATGGATTTCACGATTCGGCGAACAGCATCGCCACCGTCGTTTCCACTCGTGTTCTCTCTCCCAAACTTGCCGTATTGTGGGCCGCGGCGTTTAACTTCCTCGCCGCATTTTTTCTTGGAACCGCCGTCGCTAAGACCATCGGCAGCGGCATGATTCATCTCGAATTTGTGGATCAGTACGTAGTCCTCGCTGGTCTGTTCGGCGCCATCGTTTGGGACTTGCTGACCTGGTGGTGGGGCTTGCCCACTTCTTCCTCGCATGCATTAATCGGCGGATATGCGGGGGCGGCCATGACGAATGCCGCTCTCCACCATGGAATCGGTTCAATCTTCTCTGTCGTCATTCCACATGGCTGGTATAAAACCCTGATCTTCATCGCGGTTGCACCCATGATCGGACTGGTTCTCGGGTTCCTCTTCATGGTGTCAGTGCATTGGATTTTCCGCCGTTCCGCGCCCCAACCGGTTGACCACCTGTTCCGCAGGCTGCAACTGCTTTCTGCCGCTGCCTACAGCCTGGGACACGGCGCCAACGACGCCCAGAAGACCATGGGGATCATCGCTGGTGCTTTGTACACCGGCGGATTCATGACCAAGTCCGACATGCTCGGCGGCTGGGGCGGGTTTCATTGGCCCATCATTCTGGGTGCGCATGCTGCGATCGCCCTCGGAACCTACTTTGGCGGCTGGCGTATCGTCAAGACCATGGGCCAGAAGATCACCAAGCTGAAGCCCGTCGGAGGTTTCTGCGCTGAGACTGCCGGCGCCATCACGCTTTTTGCCACCGCCGTGGCCGGTATCCCCGTGAGCACGACCCACACCATCACCGGCGCGATCGTAGGAGTCGGCGCCGTCCAACGCCTTTCCGCTGTCCGCTGGGGGATCGCCGGCCGCATCATCTGGGCCTGGGTATTCACGATCCCCGCTGCCGCTCTTCTGGCCGCAGTAACCTTCGCAATCATGAATCGCTTTGCCTGA
- a CDS encoding GNAT family N-acetyltransferase yields MSFHIRPFQKTDFEALWQMDQICFDPLLAYSRPELAIYMRRPGAFTLVAESLDEGDSTKVARAILGFIVAEPRRRTGHIITIDVLPTTRRSGIGSSLLQAAEDRLQAAGALVVELETAVNNAAAIQFYKRKEYFVEKTVPGYYSNHLDALVMRKDLVTVANKL; encoded by the coding sequence GTGTCATTCCATATCCGGCCCTTCCAAAAAACGGATTTCGAAGCGTTATGGCAGATGGATCAGATCTGCTTTGATCCACTGCTCGCGTATTCGCGTCCGGAACTGGCGATTTATATGCGCCGTCCGGGGGCGTTCACGCTGGTGGCGGAATCCTTGGACGAAGGCGATAGCACAAAGGTCGCGCGCGCGATCTTGGGATTCATCGTCGCCGAGCCGCGTCGCCGGACAGGGCACATCATCACCATTGACGTTCTGCCGACCACAAGACGTTCGGGAATCGGTTCGTCTTTGTTGCAGGCGGCGGAAGATCGGTTGCAGGCAGCCGGCGCACTGGTGGTGGAACTGGAAACCGCGGTAAACAATGCCGCCGCCATCCAGTTTTACAAGCGCAAAGAATATTTCGTGGAAAAGACTGTCCCCGGCTACTATTCCAACCATCTGGACGCGTTGGTGATGCGCAAGGATTTGGTCACCGTCGCGAACAAGCTGTAG
- the lon gene encoding endopeptidase La: protein MTKSDQTEITTYDTSGRSLPILPVRDTVLFPHAVLPLTVGRDSSVQLINSLGEDKTIVVVAQREARVDAPQPTDLYTVGTLAIVHKVVKMPNQSLFVFAEGLERVRLTEFSQLTPFMRAQVETIPETIPPKNSEIEALQRNVLTLFQQIVAGSPTLSDELSTVAMNIEEPGRLVDFIASSLPSLSTSDKQDTLETTDVRTRLEKVNQHLAKELEVQQLRNKIQSEVQDRVQQTQREYYLREQMKAIQKELGEQDEGARDTEDLKAKIESAGMPDDVKKEALKELGRLSRMSPMAADYSVTRNYIEWLAVLPWEKTSGGAIEIPKAKEILDADHYDLQKVKDRILDYLSVRRLKPSMKGPILCFVGPPGVGKTSLGKSIARALGRKFVRLSLGGVHDEAEIRGHRRTYIGALPGQIIQGIRRAETKDPVFMLDEIDKVGRDFRGDPASALLEALDPEQNSTFRDNYLDVTFDLSKVLFITTANMLDPIAEPLRDRMEIIELQGYTEEEKVHISFQYLIPRQIEENGITQEQIEFPPESVSFVIRHYTREAGVRNLERTIGTICRKQARRLAEGKTEKLVVTKEIIVEFLGGIKIRSEGEIAERTKRAGVVVGLAWTPSGGDVLFVEANLMKGKGGLTITGQIQDVMRESMQAGLSWVRSNASQLGIDEEFFATHDIHIHVPAGAIPKDGPSAGVTIVTALVSLLTGRQVRPLTAMTGEITLSGNVLPVGGIKEKVLAAKRAGVHDVILPADNQTNVEEDLTPEQLLGLTPHYVKTIDEVLEFALPTSEKEVRQDAEEREKVLSTQNA, encoded by the coding sequence ATGACGAAATCAGATCAGACCGAAATCACTACTTACGATACTTCGGGACGTTCCTTGCCCATTCTGCCGGTGCGCGACACGGTGTTGTTTCCGCACGCGGTTTTGCCGCTGACGGTGGGTCGCGACAGTTCAGTCCAGTTAATCAACTCGCTGGGTGAGGACAAAACGATTGTGGTGGTCGCACAGCGCGAAGCGCGCGTGGACGCCCCTCAGCCTACCGACCTGTACACCGTGGGGACGCTCGCAATTGTCCACAAAGTGGTCAAGATGCCGAACCAAAGCCTGTTCGTGTTCGCGGAAGGCCTGGAGCGTGTGCGGCTGACGGAGTTTTCGCAGCTCACGCCGTTCATGCGCGCGCAGGTGGAGACCATCCCGGAAACTATTCCGCCCAAGAATTCTGAAATCGAAGCGCTGCAGCGCAATGTGCTGACCCTGTTTCAGCAGATCGTTGCCGGTTCGCCGACGCTTTCGGATGAACTCTCGACGGTCGCGATGAATATTGAAGAGCCGGGACGCCTGGTGGATTTCATCGCCTCGTCGCTTCCGTCGCTTAGTACGTCCGACAAGCAGGACACGCTCGAGACTACGGACGTTCGCACCCGTCTTGAAAAAGTGAATCAGCATCTCGCGAAGGAGCTGGAAGTTCAGCAACTGCGCAACAAGATCCAGTCCGAAGTACAAGACCGCGTGCAGCAGACCCAGCGGGAGTACTACCTGCGCGAGCAAATGAAGGCGATCCAGAAAGAACTGGGCGAGCAGGATGAAGGCGCGCGCGATACGGAAGATTTGAAGGCGAAGATCGAATCCGCCGGCATGCCCGACGACGTGAAGAAAGAAGCGCTGAAGGAACTCGGACGCCTTTCTCGCATGTCGCCGATGGCTGCCGACTACTCGGTGACTCGGAACTATATCGAGTGGCTCGCGGTATTGCCGTGGGAGAAGACTTCAGGCGGCGCGATTGAAATTCCGAAAGCGAAAGAGATTCTCGACGCCGATCACTACGATTTGCAGAAGGTGAAAGACCGCATTCTCGACTACCTGTCCGTGCGCCGGTTGAAGCCGTCGATGAAGGGGCCGATTCTCTGCTTTGTCGGACCTCCCGGAGTAGGCAAGACCTCGCTTGGTAAATCGATCGCGCGGGCGCTGGGGCGCAAGTTCGTGCGTTTGTCCCTCGGCGGCGTGCATGATGAAGCCGAGATCCGCGGACACCGTCGTACGTACATCGGAGCTTTGCCCGGACAGATCATTCAAGGCATTCGCCGCGCGGAGACCAAAGATCCGGTCTTCATGCTCGATGAAATCGATAAGGTCGGGCGCGATTTCCGTGGCGATCCAGCGTCGGCGTTGCTGGAAGCGCTTGATCCTGAGCAGAACTCGACTTTCCGCGACAACTATTTGGATGTGACGTTCGATCTTTCGAAGGTTCTGTTCATTACGACCGCGAATATGCTCGACCCGATCGCGGAGCCGTTGCGCGATCGTATGGAGATCATCGAACTGCAGGGATACACGGAAGAAGAAAAAGTTCATATCTCGTTCCAGTACCTGATTCCGCGCCAGATTGAAGAAAACGGAATCACGCAGGAGCAGATTGAATTTCCTCCCGAATCGGTGAGCTTCGTGATTCGTCACTACACGCGCGAAGCCGGAGTCCGCAACCTGGAACGTACGATCGGGACGATCTGCCGCAAGCAGGCGCGCCGGCTGGCGGAAGGGAAGACGGAGAAACTGGTCGTCACCAAGGAAATCATTGTGGAATTTCTGGGTGGGATCAAGATTCGCAGCGAAGGCGAAATTGCCGAGCGCACGAAACGAGCGGGCGTGGTGGTTGGGCTGGCGTGGACGCCGTCTGGCGGCGACGTGCTGTTTGTCGAAGCGAACCTGATGAAAGGCAAAGGCGGTCTCACGATTACCGGCCAGATTCAGGACGTGATGCGCGAGTCCATGCAGGCTGGCCTGAGTTGGGTACGCTCGAACGCCTCGCAATTGGGAATCGACGAAGAATTTTTCGCCACCCATGACATCCACATTCACGTGCCGGCGGGAGCAATCCCCAAGGACGGTCCGTCGGCGGGCGTGACGATTGTGACAGCACTGGTCTCGTTGTTAACGGGCCGGCAGGTTCGTCCGTTGACCGCAATGACTGGGGAAATCACCTTGAGCGGCAATGTGCTTCCGGTGGGCGGAATCAAAGAAAAGGTTCTCGCCGCCAAGCGCGCAGGGGTGCATGACGTAATTCTGCCCGCAGACAACCAGACCAACGTCGAGGAAGACCTGACGCCGGAACAATTGCTAGGACTGACTCCGCACTACGTCAAGACCATTGACGAGGTCCTGGAGTTCGCACTCCCGACCTCGGAGAAAGAAGTACGCCAGGACGCAGAAGAGCGCGAGAAAGTCCTGAGTACGCAGAATGCGTAG
- the pheA gene encoding prephenate dehydratase → MKIAIQGELGSFSHQAAETMLPGAKIVPCARSLEVFDRVGKGTVGGAVIPIENSLAGSVAEHFDLLLSREVHIVSEFRLRIVHNLIAAPGVKFGDIRKVYSHPIAIEQCRDLFAKYPKLEPTPFYDTAGSVKHVVGNGLRDAAGIASRRAAEVYAGKILKAGIEDDKKNFTRFFSIHRGLAQGGRSRASRKAGKTSLAFVVRNIPGALFKALSVFALRDISLTKIESRPMRGRPWEYVFFVDLLRGDDEAARNALHHLGEVAELVKVLGIYPPA, encoded by the coding sequence ATGAAAATTGCCATTCAGGGTGAACTCGGGTCGTTCAGTCATCAGGCGGCCGAAACGATGTTGCCGGGAGCAAAGATTGTCCCGTGCGCGCGTTCTTTGGAAGTGTTTGACCGCGTTGGCAAAGGCACGGTCGGTGGCGCCGTGATCCCGATCGAGAATTCGCTGGCGGGATCGGTGGCCGAACACTTCGATCTTTTGTTGAGCCGTGAGGTCCATATTGTCAGCGAATTTCGGCTGCGGATCGTGCACAACCTGATTGCCGCGCCGGGCGTGAAGTTTGGCGACATCCGCAAGGTCTATTCCCATCCCATCGCAATCGAACAGTGTCGCGATCTGTTTGCGAAGTATCCCAAACTGGAGCCAACGCCGTTTTATGACACGGCAGGCAGCGTTAAGCACGTGGTTGGTAACGGACTCCGCGATGCTGCGGGAATCGCCAGCCGCCGTGCCGCTGAAGTGTATGCAGGGAAGATCCTCAAAGCCGGCATCGAGGATGACAAGAAGAACTTCACGCGTTTCTTTTCGATTCACCGCGGCCTTGCCCAAGGCGGAAGATCGCGCGCAAGTCGCAAGGCTGGGAAGACATCCCTTGCCTTTGTCGTGCGCAATATACCCGGCGCATTGTTCAAGGCGCTCAGCGTGTTTGCACTGCGCGATATCAGCCTGACGAAAATCGAATCTCGCCCGATGCGCGGACGTCCCTGGGAGTACGTGTTCTTTGTGGACCTGCTCCGTGGCGACGATGAAGCGGCGCGCAACGCGTTGCATCATCTCGGGGAAGTGGCTGAACTGGTGAAAGTCCTCGGAATTTATCCTCCTGCCTGA
- a CDS encoding response regulator transcription factor, which yields MSRVLVVEDEAHLAQGLRFNLEAEGHAVEVSGDGESALARLVEKHEPFDAMVLDVMLPGKSGFTVAEELRQRKNYIPILMLTARGRAEDVLQGFASGADDYLPKPFELPILIARLDGLLRRTSWMRESVPHAPVHKDDPASSGTQGRPDVFSFDGMTIDFGELELRTLGNTIHLTLMEAEFLRHLIRNNGKVVSRKSILEEVWGLREDTDTRAIDNFVVRLRRYIEEDPSQPKHLQTVRGVGYRFVAEPE from the coding sequence ATGAGCCGCGTTCTAGTAGTCGAAGATGAAGCTCACCTCGCGCAGGGACTCCGCTTCAATCTGGAAGCCGAAGGTCATGCCGTGGAAGTTTCGGGAGACGGCGAATCTGCCCTGGCGCGACTGGTCGAGAAGCACGAACCGTTCGACGCGATGGTCCTGGACGTGATGTTGCCAGGAAAGAGTGGCTTCACGGTCGCCGAAGAGTTGCGCCAGCGAAAGAACTATATTCCGATTCTGATGTTGACGGCCCGCGGGCGAGCGGAAGACGTACTCCAAGGCTTTGCGTCGGGTGCCGACGACTACCTTCCCAAACCGTTTGAACTTCCCATCCTGATCGCACGCCTCGACGGCCTGCTGCGCCGAACTTCCTGGATGCGGGAGTCTGTGCCGCACGCTCCCGTGCACAAGGACGACCCGGCGAGTTCCGGGACACAGGGACGGCCTGACGTGTTTAGCTTCGATGGCATGACGATCGATTTCGGCGAACTCGAACTGCGCACGCTCGGGAATACCATCCACCTGACGTTGATGGAAGCAGAGTTTCTGCGCCATCTGATCCGCAACAATGGAAAGGTGGTGTCACGAAAATCGATCCTCGAGGAAGTCTGGGGCCTGCGGGAAGACACCGACACGCGCGCAATCGATAACTTCGTGGTGCGCCTGCGGAGGTATATCGAGGAAGACCCGTCCCAGCCCAAGCACTTACAGACCGTTCGCGGTGTGGGTTATCGGTTTGTGGCGGAGCCGGAATAG